From a region of the Beduinella massiliensis genome:
- the ytvI gene encoding sporulation integral membrane protein YtvI produces MNEEKKKIYLRVLLDVALTLAAIGLLYLGGPLALEIMTPFILAFIMAWAFNPVVRGLQRKLGATRKVYSFIMVILFYALLGFLIVMFGKVLISQVIGLARSLPSILSQMQDTYQQLMEQLRMVMEKVPDQYAEIEAELFTAIDTAWQWFKGALSTLLSRAVSWTSNAAMRLPEQFIFLTVLVLASCFITADYPDLRDHIKNGMTPSTRRSLRLLRTSIKTAVGGFFRSQLIFAIADMSIILTFFFFMKVSYPLPIALVLAFLDFIPFFGAGTVIVPWGVIALIVGRYNMGLQLLILYGILYTLRRIFEPRVLGGQVGFSSLSMLFWMFAGMKVAGVTGLVVAPIVGIAVTNFWRTGIFDGFRQDLRVIVADVRSIIARPLPPEDPPRPGRKNKK; encoded by the coding sequence TTGAACGAGGAAAAGAAAAAAATTTACCTGCGGGTGCTGCTGGACGTGGCGCTCACGCTCGCGGCGATCGGGCTTTTGTACCTAGGCGGGCCGCTGGCGCTGGAGATCATGACGCCGTTCATTCTGGCGTTCATCATGGCGTGGGCGTTCAACCCCGTGGTGCGCGGCCTTCAGCGCAAGCTGGGCGCGACGCGCAAGGTCTATTCCTTCATCATGGTGATTTTGTTTTACGCGCTGCTAGGCTTTCTGATCGTGATGTTCGGCAAGGTGCTCATCAGTCAGGTGATCGGCCTGGCGCGCTCGCTGCCGAGCATCCTGTCGCAGATGCAGGACACGTATCAGCAGCTCATGGAGCAGCTTCGCATGGTCATGGAGAAGGTGCCCGACCAGTACGCGGAGATCGAGGCCGAGCTGTTCACGGCCATCGACACGGCGTGGCAGTGGTTCAAGGGCGCGCTTTCCACGCTGCTCTCGCGCGCGGTGTCGTGGACGAGCAACGCGGCGATGCGCCTGCCGGAGCAGTTCATCTTCCTCACCGTGCTGGTGCTGGCGAGCTGCTTCATCACGGCGGACTACCCCGACCTGCGCGACCACATCAAAAACGGCATGACGCCCAGCACCCGCCGGAGCCTGCGGCTGCTGCGCACGAGCATCAAGACGGCGGTGGGCGGCTTCTTCCGCTCGCAGCTCATCTTCGCGATCGCGGACATGTCGATCATCCTCACCTTCTTCTTCTTCATGAAGGTGAGCTATCCCCTGCCCATCGCGCTGGTGCTCGCGTTCCTCGACTTCATCCCTTTCTTCGGCGCGGGCACGGTGATCGTGCCCTGGGGCGTCATCGCCCTGATCGTGGGGCGCTACAACATGGGCCTTCAGCTGCTCATTCTCTACGGCATCCTCTATACCCTGCGCCGCATCTTCGAGCCGCGCGTGCTCGGCGGGCAGGTGGGCTTTTCGTCCCTCTCCATGCTCTTTTGGATGTTCGCGGGCATGAAGGTCGCGGGCGTCACGGGCCTGGTGGTCGCGCCCATCGTGGGCATCGCGGTCACCAATTTCTGGCGAACGGGCATCTTCGACGGCTTCCGGCAGGATCTCCGCGTGATCGTCGCGGACGTGCGCTCGATCATCGCGCGGCCGCTGCCGCCGGAGGACCCGCCTAGGCCCGGGCGCAAAAACAAAAAATAA
- a CDS encoding haloacid dehalogenase-like hydrolase encodes MRIDVYDFDGTIYDGDSTVDFWLYCLRRKPSLLRFLPRQALAGLMMAVKAWDFTRGKGVFLRFLAAIDGEALARDFWNEPRTLEKVGAWFGTRPRDLPFVIASASPQFMLTPIAERLGALHLVATRVDLATGRLEGENCRAAEKISRLHKLLGDFSVRAMYTDNVKADGPLLALADERYLVTHGKLERLGEA; translated from the coding sequence ATGCGCATCGACGTTTACGACTTTGACGGCACGATCTACGACGGGGATTCCACCGTCGATTTCTGGCTTTACTGCCTGCGCAGGAAGCCTTCGCTGCTGCGCTTTCTGCCGCGTCAGGCCTTAGCGGGCCTGATGATGGCCGTGAAGGCCTGGGATTTCACGCGCGGCAAGGGCGTCTTTCTGCGCTTTCTCGCCGCCATCGACGGGGAAGCCCTTGCGCGCGACTTCTGGAACGAGCCCCGGACGCTCGAAAAGGTCGGGGCGTGGTTCGGGACGCGGCCGCGCGACCTGCCCTTCGTCATCGCCTCCGCCTCGCCGCAGTTCATGCTGACGCCCATCGCGGAGCGCCTGGGCGCGCTGCACCTGGTCGCCACGCGCGTGGACCTCGCGACCGGCCGCCTGGAGGGCGAAAACTGCCGCGCCGCCGAGAAGATCAGCCGCCTGCACAAGCTGCTGGGCGACTTTTCCGTGCGCGCCATGTACACGGACAACGTGAAGGCCGACGGGCCGCTGCTCGCCCTGGCCGACGAGCGCTACCTCGTCACCCACGGAAAGCTGGAACGCCTGGGCGAGGCGTAG
- a CDS encoding metallophosphoesterase, with product MDQKRRSHARTLRRAAALLIFLLLFIPYVIEQNDGVVFTPVDVQSENLPAAFEGFRVLHVSDLHDKDFGARFEAIAGRCEAFRPDAVCITGDLIDTGDMEAALRFVRRLARLAPVYYVPGNHERQVGAEVYGRLKEALRALGVRVLEDEAALIARGGDEIAVVGVRDPAFDADGGIWGETAAYEARLAPLRGDAPFALLLAHRPEHFDAYAAARYDLTLSGHEHGGLVRFPLVGPLVGLNQGLLPRFTAGLHRAENGMALSVSRGIGNNPRWSRRLNNPPEIVLVTLHAGQN from the coding sequence ATGGACCAAAAAAGGAGATCCCATGCGCGAACGCTGCGCCGGGCCGCTGCGCTGCTGATTTTTTTGCTGCTCTTCATCCCCTATGTGATCGAGCAGAACGACGGGGTCGTCTTCACCCCCGTGGACGTGCAAAGCGAAAATCTGCCCGCGGCGTTCGAGGGCTTTCGCGTGCTGCACGTCTCCGACCTGCACGACAAGGACTTCGGCGCGCGCTTTGAGGCGATTGCCGGGCGCTGCGAGGCGTTCCGGCCGGACGCGGTCTGCATCACGGGCGACCTCATCGACACGGGGGACATGGAAGCGGCGCTCCGGTTCGTGCGCCGCCTTGCGCGCCTTGCGCCGGTTTACTACGTGCCCGGCAACCACGAGCGCCAGGTGGGGGCCGAGGTTTACGGCCGCCTGAAGGAGGCGCTGCGCGCGCTGGGCGTGCGCGTCCTGGAGGACGAGGCCGCTCTGATCGCGCGCGGCGGGGACGAAATCGCCGTCGTGGGCGTCCGGGACCCGGCGTTTGACGCGGACGGCGGCATTTGGGGCGAGACGGCCGCCTACGAGGCGCGCCTTGCGCCGCTGCGGGGCGACGCGCCCTTTGCGCTGCTGCTGGCGCACAGGCCGGAGCACTTCGACGCGTACGCCGCCGCGCGCTACGACCTGACGCTGTCCGGCCACGAGCACGGCGGGCTCGTCCGCTTTCCGCTGGTGGGGCCGCTGGTAGGGCTCAACCAGGGCCTGCTTCCCCGCTTCACCGCCGGGCTGCACCGCGCGGAAAACGGCATGGCCCTAAGCGTGAGCCGGGGCATCGGCAACAACCCCCGCTGGTCGCGGCGGCTGAACAACCCGCCGGAGATCGTGCTCGTCACCCTGCACGCGGGGCAAAACTGA
- a CDS encoding LCP family protein, whose translation MAQTQVPPKNRRIRARYIVLLAAVLVIAAVLLWFFSAHGQAHYLLIGKDNWGPVGEGRSDVMMLCTLDMDGRRVSITSLARDLKIELPGKNKREDKLNTVTHYQDEAALVSVVEELVDLPIEGYISVNFSSVVEIIDALGGVTVNLTSQEASYLKRVEGEYYQHPLHEGDCFLNGAQALAYMRCRQLDNDFGRTDRQAKVLSALLNGAKEIDLSLALSVADTLSHVYVTNLTPVQVADAVRNVLHLRGGEFRKFTIPAEGTFKYGEVRGSSVLVANMEKNRELLYEFLGIPDPAQSALPEGEN comes from the coding sequence ATGGCACAGACGCAGGTTCCCCCCAAGAATAGGCGCATCCGTGCGCGATATATCGTGCTGCTTGCCGCGGTGCTCGTCATCGCGGCTGTGCTGCTCTGGTTTTTCAGCGCGCACGGCCAGGCGCACTATCTGCTCATCGGCAAGGACAACTGGGGCCCCGTCGGCGAGGGGCGCAGCGACGTGATGATGCTCTGCACCCTCGACATGGACGGGCGCAGGGTCAGCATTACGTCGCTCGCGCGCGATTTAAAGATCGAGCTGCCGGGCAAGAATAAGCGCGAGGATAAGCTCAACACCGTCACGCACTATCAGGACGAGGCGGCGCTCGTCTCTGTGGTGGAGGAGCTCGTGGACCTGCCGATCGAGGGCTACATTTCGGTCAACTTTTCCAGCGTGGTGGAGATCATCGACGCGCTGGGCGGGGTCACGGTGAACCTCACCTCGCAGGAGGCTTCCTATTTAAAGCGGGTGGAGGGCGAATACTACCAGCACCCGCTGCACGAGGGCGACTGCTTTCTGAACGGCGCGCAGGCGCTGGCCTACATGCGCTGCCGCCAGCTCGACAACGACTTTGGCCGCACGGACCGGCAGGCAAAGGTGCTCAGCGCCCTGCTCAACGGCGCGAAGGAGATCGACCTTTCGCTCGCGCTGAGCGTGGCCGATACCCTTTCGCACGTTTACGTCACCAACCTGACGCCCGTGCAGGTCGCGGACGCGGTGCGAAACGTGCTGCACCTGCGCGGCGGGGAGTTTCGCAAATTCACCATCCCCGCGGAGGGGACGTTTAAATACGGCGAGGTGCGCGGCTCCTCCGTGCTCGTAGCGAACATGGAGAAGAACCGCGAGCTGCTCTACGAGTTCCTGGGCATTCCGGATCCGGCCCAAAGCGCCCTGCCGGAAGGCGAAAACTGA
- a CDS encoding class I SAM-dependent rRNA methyltransferase produces the protein MADMPIVHVLNGRQKKILQGHPWVYGNEIERVEGEPEDGGLVQAVDFRGRYLGTGFYNSRSLITVRLLTHRGEAVDDALIARRVRAAVSYRDLSMRREGTDCRRLIFGEADRLPGVICDQFADVVVLQILALGMERWTDVIAQTLTDCVPTMKTLLLQNDDAIRKKEGMECFTKVLYGPQPGRTVVHENGIALHVDVLGGQKTGYFLDQKENHLFLRRFVKDARVLDCFTYIGGFALNAAVGGASSVTAVDISQDACGLAAENARLGGLDVNVVCENCFDFLREQVRAKEHYDVVVLDPPAFTKAKANLANACRGYKEIALSAMRLLPAGGVLATHSCSYHMPEETFVNTVLSAAQDLHRQVRVITLRRQDIDHPVLAGYPESHYLKSLWLQMLD, from the coding sequence ATGGCGGATATGCCCATTGTCCACGTCCTGAACGGGCGTCAGAAAAAAATTTTGCAGGGGCATCCCTGGGTTTACGGCAACGAGATCGAGCGCGTGGAGGGGGAGCCTGAGGACGGCGGCCTCGTGCAGGCGGTCGATTTTCGGGGGCGTTACCTCGGCACGGGCTTTTACAACAGCCGATCGCTCATCACCGTGCGCCTGCTGACCCACCGGGGCGAGGCCGTGGACGACGCGCTGATCGCGCGGCGCGTGCGCGCGGCGGTTTCCTACCGCGACCTGAGCATGCGCCGCGAGGGCACGGACTGCCGCCGCCTGATCTTCGGCGAGGCGGACCGCCTGCCCGGCGTCATCTGCGACCAGTTCGCGGACGTGGTGGTGCTGCAAATTCTGGCGCTGGGCATGGAGCGATGGACCGACGTGATCGCGCAGACGCTGACCGACTGCGTGCCCACGATGAAGACGCTGCTGCTGCAAAACGACGACGCCATCCGCAAAAAGGAAGGCATGGAGTGCTTCACGAAGGTGCTCTATGGGCCGCAGCCCGGCCGCACGGTGGTGCACGAGAATGGCATCGCCCTGCACGTGGACGTGCTCGGCGGGCAAAAGACCGGCTACTTTCTCGACCAGAAGGAGAACCACCTGTTCCTGCGCCGGTTTGTAAAGGACGCGCGCGTGCTGGACTGCTTCACCTACATCGGCGGGTTCGCGCTGAACGCGGCCGTGGGCGGCGCATCCTCCGTCACGGCGGTGGACATCTCGCAGGATGCCTGCGGCCTCGCGGCGGAAAACGCGCGGCTGGGCGGGCTCGACGTGAACGTCGTGTGCGAGAACTGCTTTGACTTCCTGCGCGAGCAGGTGCGCGCGAAGGAGCATTACGACGTGGTGGTGCTCGACCCGCCCGCCTTCACCAAGGCCAAGGCGAACCTGGCCAACGCCTGCCGCGGCTACAAGGAGATCGCCCTTTCCGCCATGCGGCTGCTGCCCGCGGGCGGCGTGCTGGCGACGCACAGCTGCTCCTACCACATGCCGGAGGAGACGTTCGTAAACACCGTGCTCTCCGCCGCGCAGGACCTGCACCGGCAGGTGCGGGTCATCACCCTGCGCAGGCAGGACATCGACCACCCGGTGCTGGCCGGCTATCCGGAATCGCACTACCTCAAGAGCCTGTGGCTGCAAATGCTGGACTGA
- a CDS encoding phosphotransferase, whose amino-acid sequence MKYLPMAAEFKDIQPIKKGMSSDKKYYVTAKNGEHFLLRLADYEEFERKKAEYELIKKLFRLNVPMPSPIDFGVCNNKTGVYTLLSWIDGEEAEITIPKLSKEKQYALGIESGRILRRIHTLNAPENISDWETRYFSTMDERLEAFRREGILFEGSDIVLNYIDANRHMLQKRPQCYHHGDYHLGNLIQSKSGQLFVIDWHTVDFENYGDPWYEFNRIGIEYPYFASGQINGYFDNHVPEDFWKLLAYYLSASAITSIVWSKYFAPDRLASILELNQNVLKWFHNMNSDIPTWYIL is encoded by the coding sequence TTGAAATATCTTCCAATGGCGGCCGAGTTTAAAGACATTCAGCCCATTAAAAAGGGTATGTCAAGCGATAAAAAATACTATGTCACCGCAAAAAACGGAGAGCACTTTTTATTGCGGCTAGCTGACTATGAAGAATTTGAGCGAAAAAAAGCTGAATACGAATTGATAAAAAAACTTTTCCGTTTGAATGTCCCAATGCCGTCGCCGATTGACTTTGGCGTCTGCAATAACAAAACGGGCGTATATACCTTATTGTCCTGGATAGACGGAGAAGAGGCCGAAATAACGATACCCAAACTATCCAAAGAGAAGCAATATGCATTAGGGATAGAATCGGGAAGGATCCTGCGAAGAATCCATACCCTGAATGCGCCAGAAAATATTTCTGACTGGGAGACGCGGTATTTTTCCACCATGGATGAAAGGCTGGAAGCGTTTCGCAGGGAGGGCATCCTGTTTGAGGGAAGCGACATTGTCTTAAATTACATCGACGCCAACAGGCATATGCTTCAGAAGCGACCGCAGTGTTATCATCATGGCGACTACCATTTGGGCAATTTAATTCAATCCAAAAGCGGGCAGCTTTTTGTCATCGATTGGCATACTGTTGATTTTGAGAATTACGGAGATCCATGGTACGAGTTTAATCGAATCGGCATCGAATACCCCTATTTTGCATCAGGCCAAATTAACGGTTATTTTGACAACCACGTCCCCGAAGATTTTTGGAAGCTCCTTGCATATTATCTTTCTGCCAGTGCAATCACTTCGATTGTATGGTCTAAATATTTTGCTCCGGATAGATTGGCTTCCATTTTGGAACTGAATCAAAATGTCTTAAAGTGGTTTCATAATATGAACAGCGATATCCCGACATGGTATATCCTGTGA
- a CDS encoding VOC family protein yields MRIGEVSLNTNDVVALANFYKRLLGIDNGSNDEIHQVLIGEETQLSIYNDGSHKNNDNQNISLAFTVKDIAAEYQKLLEMGVEIIEEPVQRPWGATNMSFYDIDRNRIYFRSFPA; encoded by the coding sequence ATGAGAATTGGCGAAGTAAGCTTAAACACAAACGATGTGGTAGCGCTTGCAAATTTTTATAAGCGATTGTTAGGAATAGATAATGGTAGCAACGATGAAATACACCAAGTATTAATAGGGGAAGAAACACAACTTTCGATATACAATGATGGTTCACACAAGAATAACGACAATCAGAATATCAGTTTAGCCTTTACCGTGAAAGACATTGCGGCAGAATATCAGAAGCTACTTGAAATGGGGGTTGAAATTATCGAAGAGCCTGTGCAGCGTCCTTGGGGAGCTACGAATATGAGTTTTTATGATATCGATAGAAATAGAATTTATTTCAGAAGTTTTCCTGCCTAG
- a CDS encoding ribonuclease J translates to MHPQRATLRLIPLGGMCEIGKNMTAYEYGNDIIIVDCGQSFPDETMPGVDAVIPDFTYVLQNRDRVRGIFLTHGHEDHIGGIPYLMKELRAPIYGGRMTMELVKYKIEDRMPGLLKSCTVNTVRDGDVIQAGCFSVEFIHVNHSIADASMLAIKTPLGYVMHSGDFKVDYTPIDGGIINLQRIAEIGRAGVLLFVCESTNIEVKGFSVSERHVGESFAGMFSGAKGRIFVATFSSNIYRLQQIFTAAERHGRKVALVGRSMLNVFNAANSLGYIQMKPDTLIDIGQIDNYPPERVVVISTGSQGEPMSALTRIAFSSHREVEIVPGDTVIISATPIPGNEKPIYKVINELYKRGAKVYYSAMADVHASGHASQEEIKLIHALVKPRYLIPAHGEYRMLYQHAELANALGMAWENIFILGNGDIFEISKGKAAITGFTNGAAVLIDGATSVDDPDNLVLRERKLLSDDGVVSVALAIDRKTGELSAPPVVHAMGFLYDSEYQKITRDCEKRAVDFVRRMKAQNKKMSDCVQLMQGQMKSFLYEKTKRRPVVMVSLIEL, encoded by the coding sequence GTGCACCCCCAGCGGGCGACGCTGCGCCTGATCCCGCTGGGCGGCATGTGCGAAATCGGCAAGAACATGACCGCCTACGAGTACGGCAACGACATCATCATCGTGGACTGCGGCCAGTCCTTCCCGGACGAAACGATGCCGGGCGTGGACGCCGTCATTCCCGACTTCACCTACGTGCTGCAAAACCGCGACCGCGTGCGCGGCATCTTCCTCACCCACGGCCACGAGGACCACATCGGCGGCATCCCGTACCTGATGAAGGAGCTGCGCGCCCCGATCTACGGCGGACGCATGACGATGGAGCTGGTCAAGTACAAGATCGAGGACCGCATGCCGGGGCTGCTCAAGAGCTGCACCGTGAACACCGTCCGCGACGGCGACGTGATCCAGGCGGGCTGCTTCTCGGTGGAGTTCATCCACGTGAACCACTCCATCGCGGACGCGTCGATGCTGGCGATCAAGACGCCGCTGGGCTACGTGATGCACTCCGGCGACTTTAAGGTGGACTACACGCCCATCGACGGGGGCATCATCAACCTGCAGCGCATCGCGGAAATCGGGCGCGCGGGCGTGCTGCTGTTCGTGTGCGAATCCACGAACATCGAGGTCAAGGGCTTCTCGGTCAGCGAGCGCCACGTGGGCGAGTCGTTCGCGGGCATGTTCTCGGGGGCCAAGGGCCGCATCTTCGTGGCGACCTTCTCCTCGAACATCTACAGGCTGCAGCAGATCTTCACCGCCGCCGAGCGCCACGGACGCAAGGTCGCGCTGGTGGGGCGCAGCATGCTCAACGTCTTCAACGCGGCGAACAGCCTGGGCTACATCCAGATGAAGCCGGACACGCTGATCGACATTGGCCAGATCGACAACTACCCGCCGGAGCGCGTGGTCGTCATCTCCACCGGCAGCCAGGGCGAGCCGATGTCCGCGCTGACCCGCATCGCGTTCTCCTCGCACCGCGAGGTGGAAATCGTGCCGGGCGACACGGTCATCATCTCCGCGACGCCCATTCCCGGCAACGAAAAGCCGATCTACAAGGTCATCAACGAGCTGTACAAGCGCGGCGCGAAGGTTTACTACTCCGCCATGGCGGACGTGCACGCCTCCGGCCACGCCTCGCAGGAGGAGATCAAGCTCATCCACGCGCTGGTCAAGCCGCGCTACCTGATCCCCGCGCACGGCGAATACCGCATGCTCTATCAGCACGCGGAGCTCGCGAACGCCCTGGGCATGGCGTGGGAGAACATCTTCATCCTCGGCAACGGCGACATCTTCGAGATCAGCAAGGGTAAGGCCGCGATCACGGGCTTCACCAACGGCGCGGCGGTGCTCATCGACGGCGCGACGAGCGTGGACGACCCGGACAACCTGGTGCTGCGCGAGCGCAAGCTGCTCTCCGACGACGGCGTGGTCTCCGTGGCGCTGGCGATCGACCGCAAGACCGGCGAGCTGAGCGCGCCGCCGGTGGTGCACGCCATGGGCTTCCTGTACGACAGCGAATACCAGAAGATCACGCGCGACTGCGAAAAGCGCGCCGTGGACTTCGTGCGCCGCATGAAGGCGCAGAACAAGAAGATGTCCGACTGCGTGCAGCTCATGCAGGGCCAGATGAAGAGCTTCCTGTACGAGAAGACGAAGCGCCGCCCGGTCGTGATGGTTTCGCTCATCGAGCTGTAA